A region from the Aegilops tauschii subsp. strangulata cultivar AL8/78 chromosome 5, Aet v6.0, whole genome shotgun sequence genome encodes:
- the LOC141023425 gene encoding uncharacterized protein isoform X2 — translation MALRAATGGQQATPTAAGECLTTCDGKVARQNAVSDEQRLPGSNEAVPQSKTSVAEKWELTGITIPVKKPKTPMKWNCTVCEVQATSEQNLQQHYAGQKHLLNVATLDQRATASGQKATTAAEPSLGTEQKKTSSIKWSCNTCQATGSGQSGLEAHLKGKRHRQNISATSMPKNVAAGEAKSHAINVPKRSEKPPSAWSCSICQAICTSESDLNSHLRGIRHQAKVQSLLEGKSMARKEKLNPDSRWACRICQAQCTCESDLENHLAGKRHQLNIQVLSAKTKEEKNNAPQMAKNQKPPSEWNCTMCEAECNSKSQFEDHCRSSRHQQKIEEVLGKGKTVKASSRKAANELLSDCSNRKNANSEKLEKRQIVYFCEQCNSGTMLIQHRAGKKHREKLDEKK, via the exons ATGGCCCTGCGCGCCGCCACTGGCGGCCAGCAGGCCACGCCGACAGCAGCCGGCGAATGCTTGACGACGTGCGATGGTAAGGTGGCTCGACAGAATGCAGTGTCTGATGAGCAGAGGCTGCCGGGCTCCAATGAG GCTGTTCCTCAGAGTAAGACATCGGTTGCGGAGAAATGGGAACTAACAGGAATAACCATACCGGTTAAGAAGCCCAAAACACCCATGAAATGGAATTGCACCGTCTGTGAGGTGCAAGCAACTAGTGAGCAGAACTTGCAGCAGCATTATGCTGGGCAGAAGCACTTGTTAAATGTAGCAACACTGGACCAAAGAGCTACGGCAAGTGGTCAGAAGGCGACAACAGCAGCAGAACCTTCTCTTGGTACAGAGCAGAAGAAAACCTCCTCAATAAAATGGAGTTGCAACACCTGCCAGGCAACTGGCTCGGGCCAATCGGGGTTGGAAGCGCACCTCAAGGGCAAAAGACACCGGCAGAACATCTCAGCCACATCCATGCCGAAGAACGTCGCGGCGGGGGAAGCAAAATCGCATGCCATCAATGTGCCGAAGCGTTCAGAGAAGCCACCATCAGCCTGGAGCTGTAGCATTTGCCAAGCTATATGTACCAGCGAATCAGACTTGAACAGCCACCTGAGGGGCATAAGACACCAAGCAAAGGTTCAGTCCTTGCTTGAAGGCAAGAGCATGGCAAGGAAAGAAAAACTGAATCCAGATTCAAGATGGGCCTGCAGAATTTGCCAAGCTCAGTGTACTTGTGAATCAGACTTGGAGAACCATCTTGCAGGCAAGAGACACCAACTAAACATTCAGGTTTTAAGCGCGAAAACCAAGGAAGAGAAAAACAATGCACCACAAATGGCCAAGAACCAAAAACCGCCCTCGGAATGGAATTGCACAATGTGCGAGGCCGAATGTAACTCTAAATCTCAATTTGAGGATCATTGCAGAAGCAGCAGGCACCAACAGAAGATAGAGGAGGTACTCGGAAAAGGCAAGACCGTGAAAGCGAGCAGTCGTAAGGCTGCAAATGAACTACTTTCAGATTGCTCTAACAGGAAGAATGCGAACTCAGAAAAGTTGGAGAAACGGCAGATAGTATATTTCTGTGAGCAGTGCAATAGTGGTACAATGCTGATACAACATCGTGCTGGGAAGAAGCACCGGGAAAAGCTCGacgaaaagaaataa
- the LOC141023425 gene encoding uncharacterized protein isoform X1 yields MEFSRRGRSTDDAGDGRRPPPHGDPMLVMRDALLSQLQKDRLRQEIIVAELAKIERAMALRAATGGQQATPTAAGECLTTCDGKVARQNAVSDEQRLPGSNEAVPQSKTSVAEKWELTGITIPVKKPKTPMKWNCTVCEVQATSEQNLQQHYAGQKHLLNVATLDQRATASGQKATTAAEPSLGTEQKKTSSIKWSCNTCQATGSGQSGLEAHLKGKRHRQNISATSMPKNVAAGEAKSHAINVPKRSEKPPSAWSCSICQAICTSESDLNSHLRGIRHQAKVQSLLEGKSMARKEKLNPDSRWACRICQAQCTCESDLENHLAGKRHQLNIQVLSAKTKEEKNNAPQMAKNQKPPSEWNCTMCEAECNSKSQFEDHCRSSRHQQKIEEVLGKGKTVKASSRKAANELLSDCSNRKNANSEKLEKRQIVYFCEQCNSGTMLIQHRAGKKHREKLDEKK; encoded by the exons ATGGAGTTCTCCCGCCGCGGCCGATCCaccgacgacgccggcgacggcCGACGCCCTCCGCCGCACG GAGACCCGATGCTGGTGATGAGGGACGCGCTGCTGTCGCAGCTCCAGAAGGACCGCCTTCGCCAGGAGATCATAGTAGCCGAGCTGGCCAAGATAGAGCGCGCCATGGCCCTGCGCGCCGCCACTGGCGGCCAGCAG GCCACGCCGACAGCAGCCGGCGAATGCTTGACGACGTGCGATGGTAAGGTGGCTCGACAGAATGCAGTGTCTGATGAGCAGAGGCTGCCGGGCTCCAATGAG GCTGTTCCTCAGAGTAAGACATCGGTTGCGGAGAAATGGGAACTAACAGGAATAACCATACCGGTTAAGAAGCCCAAAACACCCATGAAATGGAATTGCACCGTCTGTGAGGTGCAAGCAACTAGTGAGCAGAACTTGCAGCAGCATTATGCTGGGCAGAAGCACTTGTTAAATGTAGCAACACTGGACCAAAGAGCTACGGCAAGTGGTCAGAAGGCGACAACAGCAGCAGAACCTTCTCTTGGTACAGAGCAGAAGAAAACCTCCTCAATAAAATGGAGTTGCAACACCTGCCAGGCAACTGGCTCGGGCCAATCGGGGTTGGAAGCGCACCTCAAGGGCAAAAGACACCGGCAGAACATCTCAGCCACATCCATGCCGAAGAACGTCGCGGCGGGGGAAGCAAAATCGCATGCCATCAATGTGCCGAAGCGTTCAGAGAAGCCACCATCAGCCTGGAGCTGTAGCATTTGCCAAGCTATATGTACCAGCGAATCAGACTTGAACAGCCACCTGAGGGGCATAAGACACCAAGCAAAGGTTCAGTCCTTGCTTGAAGGCAAGAGCATGGCAAGGAAAGAAAAACTGAATCCAGATTCAAGATGGGCCTGCAGAATTTGCCAAGCTCAGTGTACTTGTGAATCAGACTTGGAGAACCATCTTGCAGGCAAGAGACACCAACTAAACATTCAGGTTTTAAGCGCGAAAACCAAGGAAGAGAAAAACAATGCACCACAAATGGCCAAGAACCAAAAACCGCCCTCGGAATGGAATTGCACAATGTGCGAGGCCGAATGTAACTCTAAATCTCAATTTGAGGATCATTGCAGAAGCAGCAGGCACCAACAGAAGATAGAGGAGGTACTCGGAAAAGGCAAGACCGTGAAAGCGAGCAGTCGTAAGGCTGCAAATGAACTACTTTCAGATTGCTCTAACAGGAAGAATGCGAACTCAGAAAAGTTGGAGAAACGGCAGATAGTATATTTCTGTGAGCAGTGCAATAGTGGTACAATGCTGATACAACATCGTGCTGGGAAGAAGCACCGGGAAAAGCTCGacgaaaagaaataa
- the LOC109737073 gene encoding uncharacterized protein: MEFAYRGRATAAADGVGVGDGRRLPDPPPPHGNDADSPQADMVALVFRREQLLHELHKERIRHDMILCELAQTERAMTACLAGLGALRGLPLMTPREEVMYRTPRSCEEAYWWYRSPSGQVIPPVYPHVERSPSPVPQRRPVDDAEQHERGSSSRPVVATPSAFPEVELFRSLSKDPAVEEALVPAVTNVVAKPAEPALLRKQVAIESRVAVDHEHVAGLKHRHAVQLMENGIQTSEQLKRAAIGQESKAGSKDSHAVQLMESGTQISQQLNHVAVGQGSKAQAKDSHPVQLMESGIQINEQLKRASIGQGSKAEVKDNHATQLMESGIERSKQLKRAAVGREIKAEVKDNHALQLMESELQRTEQPLAAVGKEQEAGLKGSHAVQLLASGIQISEELKRAAVGQERKSEAKDSHVAPLMENKIQRSEQPKRENFGQEREAVAKDGNAVKLTVNRIQRSEQPKRDVSGQQHEAEEKDRHAVKLMEESGIQGSEQPKPAKPTMKDCIDERRQLPHQHALAGKKSPFNEQKRPAFNEPNTQTTPSGVKRRPVFGPVVTTPSPKRQKPLEEWNCTLCQVNLTREEDLMQHKAGELHRLNLETLRSRQKAFGFDLRNHLKGSSHQESAQALHTEAGSHHLKGRSHQESAQTRQAGGGNEEGKRFVDRRGTEGPKEQFVRRFPFCNLCKVECTSEKVMQSHLAGKKHRENLEARH, encoded by the exons ATGGAGTTCGCATACAGAGGCCGAGCAACCGCCGCGGCCgacggcgtcggcgtcggcgatGGCCGCCGCCTCCCCGATCCTCCGCCGCCGCACG GCAATGATGCTGACTCACCACAGGCAGACATGGTGGCGCTGGTGTTCAGGAGGGAGCAGCTGCTGCACGAGCTCCACAAGGAGCGCATCCGCCACGATATGATCTTGTGCGAGCTTGCCCAAACAGAGCGTGCCATGACCGCGTGCTTAGCAGGGCTTGGCGCTTTGCGTGGGTTGCCGTTGATGACGCCACGGGAAGAGGTGATGTACCGCACGCCGCGGTCCTGTGAGGAAGCTTATTGGTGGTACAGGAGTCCCTCGGGGCAAGTGATACCTCCTGTTTACCCACACGTTGAACGGTCGCCGTCACCAGTGCCGCAGCGAAGGCCAGTCGATGATGCTGAGCAGCATGAACGCGGCAGCTCATCTAGGCCAGTTGTAGCAACTCCTTCAGCGTTTCCTGAAGTGGAACTATTCCGGTCACTGAGCAAGGACCCTGCAGTGGAAGAAGCTTTGGTACCTGCTGTGACCAATGTCGTTGCCAAACCAGCAGAGCCAGCATTGTTGCGCAAGCAGGTGGCAATAGAGAGCCGTGTCGCTGTTGATCATGAACACGTAGCAGGATTGAAGCACAGACATGCCGTGCAGCTGATGGAGAATGGAATTCAGACAAGTGAACAGTTAAAGCGTGCAGCCATTGGTCAGGAAAGCAAAGCAGGATCGAAGGACAGCCATGCCGTGCAGCTGATGGAGAGTGGAACTCAGATAAGTCAACAGCTAAATCATGTAGCCGTTGGTCAAGGAAGCAAAGCACAAGCAAAGGACAGCCACCCTGTGCAGCTGATGGAGAGTGGAATTCAGATAAATGAACAGCTAAAGCGTGCATCCATTGGTCAAGGAAGCAAAGCAGAAGTGAAGGACAACCATGCAACGCAGCTGATGGAGAGTGGAATTGAGAGAAGCAAACAGCTAAAGCGTGCAGCCGTTGGCCGAGAAATCAAAGCAGAAGTGAAGGACAACCATGCCTTGCAGTTGATGGAGAGTGAACTTCAGAGAACTGAACAGCCTCTTGCAGCTGTTGGCAAGGAACAGGAAGCAGGATTGAAGGGCAGCCATGCCGTCCAGCTGCTGGCGAGTGGAATTCAGATAAGCGAAGAGCTAAAGCGTGCTGCCGTCGGTCAGGAACGCAAATCAGAAGCGAAGGACAGCCATGTCGCGCCGCTGATGGAGAATAAAATACAGAGAAGTGAACAGCCGAAGCGTGAAAATTTTGGTCAGGAACGTGAAGCAGTAGCAAAGGATGGCAATGCCGTGAAGCTGACGGTGAATAGAATCCAGAGAAGTGAACAGCCAAAGCGTGATGTCTCTGGTCAGCAGCACGAAGCAGAAGAAAAGGATAGACATGCTGTAAAGTTGATGGAGGAGAGTGGAATCCAGGGAAGTGAACAGCCAAAGCCTGCTAAGCCTACCATGAAAGATTGCATCGATGAACGGAGGCAATTGCCTCACCAACATGCGCTGGCTGGCAAGAAGTCCCCATTTAATGAGCAGAAGAGACCAGCATTCAACGAG CCTAATACCCAAACCACGCCTAGTGGGGTGAAAAGGAGACCGGTTTTTGGACCGGTTGTGACAACTCCATCACCGAAGAGGCAGAAGCCACTTGAAGAATGGAATTGCACCCTCTGTCAAGTGAACCTGACCCGTGAAGAAGACTTGATGCAACACAAAGCAGGCGAACTACACCGGTTGAACCTTGAGACATTGCGTTCCAGGCAGAAAGCCTTTGGATTTGACTTGCGCAACCATCTCAAGGGCAGCAGCCACCAGGAAAGCGCGCAGGCCCTGCACACAGAAGCCGGGAGCCACCATCTCAAAGGGAGGAGTCATCAGGAGAGCGCACAGACCCGGCAGGCAGGAGGAGGCAACGAGGAGGGCAAGCGTTTCGTTGACCGCAGGGGTACTGAAGGTCCGAAGGAGCAGTTTGTAAGAAGATTTCCCTTCTGCAATTTATGCAAAGTGGAGTGCACCAGCGAGAAGGTGATGCAGTCGCATCTCGCCGGGAAGAAACACAGGGAGAACCTTGAGGCACGCCATTGA